In a single window of the Arachis hypogaea cultivar Tifrunner chromosome 6, arahy.Tifrunner.gnm2.J5K5, whole genome shotgun sequence genome:
- the LOC112697315 gene encoding 2-methylene-furan-3-one reductase — protein sequence MASSIPTHMKAWTYSEYGKSSQVLKFESSVPVPDVKDDQVLIKVAAVSLNPIDYKRMEAAFAPTDSPLPTIPGYDVAGVVVKVGNEVTKFKVGDEVYGDINEKALDHPKVNGSLAEYTAAEEKLLAHKPQNLSFGEAASLPLTIETAYEGLERAEFSAGKSILVLGGAGGVGTHVIQLAKHFYGASKVAATASTKKLQVLRDLGADLPIDYTKDNFEDLPEKFDVVYDAVGETERAFKAVKEGGKVVTIVPPGFSTAIFFILKSDGTILEKLRPHLESCKIKPIIDPKSPFPFSETVEAFSYLETNRATGKVVIDPIP from the exons ATGGCTTCTTCCATACCAACACACATGAAAGCATGGACGTACTCAGAATATGGCAAGAGTTCACAAGTTCTTAAGTTTGAAAGCAGTGTCCCTGTGCCTGACGTGAAGGATGATCAGGTTCTCATCAAGGTTGCTGCTGTGTCCCTCAATCCCATTGATTATAAGCGAATGGAGGCAGCTTTCGCACCCACTGACTCTCCTTTACCC ACTATTCCAGGGTACGATGTTGCCGGTGTGGTGGTTAAAGTGGGGAATGAGGTGACCAAATTTAAGGTTGGggatgaagtttatggtgatatTAATGAGAAGGCTTTGGATCATCCAAAAGTGAATGGGTCTTTGGCAGAGTATACTGCAGCAGAAGAAAAATTGTTGGCTCACAAGCCGCAGAACCTGAGCTTTGGTGAGGCTGCTAGCCTTCCTTTAACCATTGAAACTGCTTATGAAGGCCTCGAACGAGCCGAGTTTTCCGCCGGAAAGTCTATTCTTGTTCTGGGAGGTGCCGGTGGAGTTGGAACGCATGTTATTCAG CTTGCCAAGCATTTCTATGGTGCATCTAAGGTAGCAGCAACTGCTAGCACTAAGAAACTGCAAGTTTTGAGAGACTTGGGAGCTGACTTGCCAATCGATTATACAAAGGATAATTTCGAAGACCTTCCTGAAAAATTCGACGTGGTGTATGATGCAGTAG GAGAAACAGAGAGGGCATTCAAGGCTGTAAAAGAAGGAGGCAAAGTTGTGACAATAGTACCACCCGGATTTTCTACAGCAATATTTTTCATACTTAAATCTGATGGCACAATCTTAGAGAAACTAAGACCTCATTTGGAAAGCTGCAAAATCAAGCCAATAATTGATCCCAAGAGTCCCTTTCCGTTTTCCGAAACCGTTGAAGCGTTTTCCTATCTTGAAACAAACAGAGCCACGGGCAAAGTAGTCATCGATCCCATACCATGA